The following nucleotide sequence is from Diospyros lotus cultivar Yz01 chromosome 3, ASM1463336v1, whole genome shotgun sequence.
GAGGCTAAGTAAGCTTGGAAGCTAAGCAAAGACATGTAGAAGACTTGGGAAAGACTTTGAGAGACTTGGACTTTAAGcaaagacttggacttggaTTTTAAAACGatccaaaattacatttaattgaagtttgaaatccaaaggtattttaaaattcatatctTTTACACTAATTCTTAAGATTTTTGGTCAATTGTACTTATACCTGAACTTTCATAATTATGACTTTTTCCCTAGctcaaaaaataaacttttgtcTCAGACATTAGATCATATTTGATTCTaaaaaatctcgggtattacaatataGAGCCTTAGTAAGtttaaaaacataattatcATGACGTGGATCCTCAAAACTTtgagattattttgtatataccTTGTCATTCAAGTACTCAGTGAGAAATGCACTCCTTATgtccatttgatataatttaagaataaaatattaataaggaGGGAAAGTTGTTTGCCTTTGAGGATGTTAATGGGgggataaaaaattaataagacgGGAAAGGGTGTGGAgggaaatttttaaaagaattttttttggtgttttttttgtaatttatttattgataaatttaaataatattatttatttaaattttaatattttaccatataattaaaaataattaaattaaaaattaatcaatctAAGATTTaagatgattaaataattaaaagacctttaaatcaattcaaaaaaatgttaaataaaaaaattatagacatgtaataataaaattaagttaGTACGAAAAAAAGTTGTTGCGAAATCTTTTTGAAAAGACTCCCTAGGAGAATTGTTTCTCCCGAAAATACTGCCTTCTTTGGGAGAACTACCTCAAAGGAAGGGGTACAACAATAGTTATATATGTTAAAACTagtgaaataaatattatgattatgtaaaatataaaaaagaaatataattagcTTACTCAAAGCATATAATTATTAATGTCATTAATTGATGTATTGGAGTCAAGTAATCAATATAAAATAGTTGAGTCCCTAATCAAATAAGACAATTACCATAAGACGTTTTTTTCTAGAAACACAAgttttgacaataaaaaattaaatttagaattataaaaaatcaattattagatcaaactcatttttgaatATATGAACCATTACGGTTGAGGGAATCCAATTACTGATTCTAATCATCAGAATCATAGGACAGCTCAATGACTAGcgacaataataatttttatgagtTATTGAATTGATTTTACTATTTGACTAGGCTCAACCAAGAGGATTAATGTCCTACAAAATACACTTTGAGTAGTTAGTCCTAAGAGAGTCGTTGCGAGATTCTTTTGAAATGTTAATCTCGAGCGAGTTacttatcttgaaaatattGCCTTTTTTTTGGAAGAACTACCTTGGAGGAAAGGttacaacaatatttatatatattaaaattagtggaataaatattataactatgtaaaatagaaaaaaaaatatataattaacttaGCTTAAGGTCACTCAAagcatataattattaatatcatcaATTGATGTATTCGAACCaagtaattaatataaaatagttgagtctctaatcaaataaaataatcaccATAAGACCAAAAAACCTCATAATTTTGTCATcataatcatataaaataattgaattccTAATCAATTTTTGACTTTAGATGTTTGAATTGCTGAGCCAACACTAATTCAATAATCAttttcaatcatcaaaatcCACCGTTAACAGTGGTTGGCAACGTTTTTTTCAAAACCACAAgttttgacaataaaaaaaaattaattttagatttacaAAAATTAGTGAAATAGATATTATaactatgtaaaataaaaaaatatataattattttagctCAAGATCATTCAAagcatataattattaatattaaaaattaatatattagagtaaagtaattaatataaaataattaaatcctaatctaataaattaatcaaGACCAAAAAACTTCATAATTGTACCATCATGTccataaaaactcaaaataattcaagatttcataatataaagtgtaatatatatataaataatattttattttatattaatttaaacaatAATACGGGAGATATGGCTTCCGTCCCTCACAAATTAACTTAGGTTTTGTCAgtttttaatatacttttatttattatataattcaaTTGAAACGCCGCTGTCCGCCGATCCAAAATTCAATTGAAACGCGGCTGTCCCTCACAATAATATACTTTCATTTATTATACAATCCTCCACGATAGGCTTTGGTTTTCTTTGCTGCTGTCCGCCGCTTTCGGCCCTTCCCCTTCGTCTCCGTCGCCGTCCCTGCCGATACCGAGTTCTGATTCCGAGTTCCCGACCGCCGAGTCCAAGATCCCCTTCGTCTTCCTCTGAATCCGAGGCTATCTGGTAATGGGTTCTTCATTAGGTGAAGCTACTAAGATGGCGTATCGTAATCTTCTCAAAGCTGTGAAGAAACACCTTGGTAAAGAAGAGCGCAACAACCATTTCACAGAGTTCATATCCCAAGAGTTTCGCAATAGCCTTCAGCAGTCATCCGATCTCTCCTCCATTCAGCACAAACTCAAGCTTGCCCGTGATTACACGCTCCTTCTCAACAGCGTCCACCACCAGAAGGTTGCTTTCATCTTCTTTTCATCTGTCATCACAATTATTATattcatgtgtgtgtgtgtatttgtttgtttgtgaaGTGAAATTGTGAGTAGTTTTCAATTTGATTGTTATGAGCCTTACAGCAGCAAGCCAGCAAAGCAGCCAATCCATGTGTACCAGAGACGTCCTAAAACTAGGAAGGACTAGTTTCTTTGAAGGACTCGTTTCCTTATCTAGTGATTTGCTGTTATTTGGATATTTCCTAAAACTAAATAAGTTAGTTTCCTAATAAGTTGGTT
It contains:
- the LOC127798175 gene encoding uncharacterized protein LOC127798175; protein product: MGSSLGEATKMAYRNLLKAVKKHLGKEERNNHFTEFISQEFRNSLQQSSDLSSIQHKLKLARDYTLLLNSVHHQKDLLFSYNIAVDRSDEMKKVLGKSAASVGLKLPEVYQP